A genomic segment from Malus domestica chromosome 05, GDT2T_hap1 encodes:
- the LOC114825051 gene encoding DNA-directed RNA polymerases IV and V subunit 4-like isoform X1, with protein MSEKGGKGFSLPKPSLKSTPPSSKDGKDDSSTKSKKGRRVQFDSEGSREPKSNFSSKFYRPAAASGKADWGKGGKGDTIANAKKKEPQPLELKIEQELPKSVKCMMDCEAADILQGIQEQMVMLSKDPTIKIPVSFDKGLQYANSTSRYTHPQSGRHVLETLKKYGVKDGEVCVIANVCPETTDEVFALVPSLKTVYLYLCFKNAFPKLFGAKRSTLSQPLKDVLSELTRFKRAT; from the exons ATGTCGGAGAAAGGAGGAAAGGGGTTTTCTTTGCCTAAACCTTCGCTGAAATCTACCCCTCCTAGCTCAAAGGATG GTAAGGATGATAGCTCGACAAAGTCCAAGAAGGGAAGACGAGTTCAGTTCGATTCTGAAG GTTCCCGGGAACCCAAATCAAActtttcgtcaaaattttatcGCCCAGCTGCTGCTTCAGGGAAAG CTGATTGGGGCAAGGGGGGAAAAGGAGACACAATCGCAAATGCTAAAAAGAAAGAACCACAGCCACTGGAGCTCAAAATTGAGCAGG AACTTCCGAAGAGTGTCAAATGTATGATGGATTGTGAGGCTGCCGATATATTACAAGGCATCCAGGAGCAGATGGTCATGTTGTCTAAAGATCCTACTATTAAAATCCCTGT ATCATTCGACAAGGGACTGCAGTATGCCAACAGCACCAGCCGTTATACACATCCCCAATCTGGGAGACACGTTCTTGA GACTCTAAAAAAATATGGTGTCAAAGATGGAGAG GTATGTGTGATTGCCAATGTTTGTCCAGAAACCACCGATGAAGTTTTTGCTTTAGTACCATCCTTGAAG ACTGTTTATCTGTATCTGTGTTTCAAGAATGCTTTCCCGAAGCTATTTGGG GCTAAGAGAAGCACGCTCAGCCAACCACTAAAAGATGTTTTAAGTGAGCTGACTAGGTTTAAAAGGGCAACATAA
- the LOC114825051 gene encoding DNA-directed RNA polymerases IV and V subunit 4-like isoform X2 — MSEKGGKGFSLPKPSLKSTPPSSKDGKDDSSTKSKKGRRVQFDSEGSREPKSNFSSKFYRPAAASGKADWGKGGKGDTIANAKKKEPQPLELKIEQELPKSVKCMMDCEAADILQGIQEQMVMLSKDPTIKIPVSFDKGLQYANSTSRYTHPQSGRHVLETLKKYGVKDGEVCVIANVCPETTDEVFALVPSLKAKRSTLSQPLKDVLSELTRFKRAT; from the exons ATGTCGGAGAAAGGAGGAAAGGGGTTTTCTTTGCCTAAACCTTCGCTGAAATCTACCCCTCCTAGCTCAAAGGATG GTAAGGATGATAGCTCGACAAAGTCCAAGAAGGGAAGACGAGTTCAGTTCGATTCTGAAG GTTCCCGGGAACCCAAATCAAActtttcgtcaaaattttatcGCCCAGCTGCTGCTTCAGGGAAAG CTGATTGGGGCAAGGGGGGAAAAGGAGACACAATCGCAAATGCTAAAAAGAAAGAACCACAGCCACTGGAGCTCAAAATTGAGCAGG AACTTCCGAAGAGTGTCAAATGTATGATGGATTGTGAGGCTGCCGATATATTACAAGGCATCCAGGAGCAGATGGTCATGTTGTCTAAAGATCCTACTATTAAAATCCCTGT ATCATTCGACAAGGGACTGCAGTATGCCAACAGCACCAGCCGTTATACACATCCCCAATCTGGGAGACACGTTCTTGA GACTCTAAAAAAATATGGTGTCAAAGATGGAGAG GTATGTGTGATTGCCAATGTTTGTCCAGAAACCACCGATGAAGTTTTTGCTTTAGTACCATCCTTGAAG GCTAAGAGAAGCACGCTCAGCCAACCACTAAAAGATGTTTTAAGTGAGCTGACTAGGTTTAAAAGGGCAACATAA